The genomic region GCAGGAAGCATTGGAAACCTTAGATCGCGTGGGCTTGGCAGAACGTGCTCACCAGCGTGCGGATACCTTATCCGGTGGCCAGCAACAGCGCGCCGCGATTGCGCGTGCGTTGATGCAGCACCCCAAGATTTTGCTTGCCGATGAGCCAGTAGCCGCATTGGATCCTGTATCTTCCGGAGCCGTTATTTCCTTGTTGGAGCAAATCTGCCGAGAGGATAACCTCACCGTGATTTCCTCCCTGCACCAGGTGCAGTTGGCCATCGACTTCGCTGACCGCATCGTTGGCCTGCAAGCCGGCAAGGTCGGCTTTGACCAGTCCACCGACGGAATGACCGCCGCGACGGCACAAGAGATTTATCAGTCGGTTGCAGTGGCACCAGCACATTCCGAAGAAATTGCAGCTGCTGGAGCTTAAATCATGACATCGACTGTAAATATGTCGCACAATGCGACGAAAAAGCCCCGCAATATCAACCAGATGGCGGCCTATATTGTCCTTATAGGATTAGCCGTCGCTGGAGCCTGGTCCGTCAATTCCATCGGCATCAACATCCCAACGTTGCTGCAATCTGCAGATAATGCCGTCAACTTTGTCTCCCGCATGTTCCCGTTGAATTTCCCACCAATCGGGGAACTGACGTCCATGATTGTGGAAACCCTGGCCATCGTCTTTTTGGCCACTGCGTTAGCCGTCGTGCTTTCTGTTCCTGTTTCCCTCTGGGCAGCGCGCCCGACCAGCCCGAATACCACGGTGCACTGGCTATCACGTGCCTTTATCGTGTTGATGCGCGCCATCCCAGACCTGATTTTGGCCATCTTATTCCTCCGCGTCTTCGGCCTGGGTTCGCTCGGCGGCATCTTAGCCATGGGGCTGCACTCCATCGGCATGATCGGCAAGCTGTATTCAGATGCTATCGAAGAGCTTGACGATGGCCCCCGGGAAGCCATTCAATCCAATGGTGCCGGGCGCAACCAGCAGATTTGGTCTGCTATTCCGCAGACCTTGATGCCGCAGATTATTGCTACCGCGCTGCACCGCTTCGACATTAACCTGCGTACCTCCGTGCTTTTGGGTTATGTCGGCGTCGGCGGCATTGGTCAAGAAATCGCTGACTCGCTGCGTGTTCTGGACTACCAACGCGGCATGGCACTCGCGATTGTGGTTCTGCTGCTGTGTATCGCAGTCGAGCTGCTGTCTGGCGCTCTACGTGCAGCCATCATGAACCGCACGTCCAATAAACCAAGCTGGCGCCAGACCTGGTCTGACAAGCTCTTTGGTAAAAAAGGCGACGGGACTCAAGTAGCTGTCGCTGCACCTGCGACGAGCATCAATCCGCCGTGGAGCGCAGAGCGCGTCAACCGCGTGCTCGTTATGGCCACGATTGTTATCTTGACCGTACTGTCTTGGTTCGCTGTGGATCTCTCCCTGCGTGAATTCCTCGTGGGGCTGACGGAACTTCCCGCGACCCTGGCGCTATTTTTGCCACCATCATCTGGCGGTATCGCAGCCGATATCTTCCTGCTGATGGTTGATACCTTGAAGATTGCCTTTGCCGCCACCTTCCTCGGTGCTGTGTTAGCCATTCCTATCGGAGTGTTAGCCGCGCGCAACGTGGTGATGAATAAGTGGGTTAATTCCACCTTCCGCATCTTTATCGTGGTGGTCCGCGGAATCCCAGAGCTCATCTTGGCCATCGTCTTCGTGGTTATCTCCGGTCTAGGCGCGGTCGCCGGAACCCTGGCGCTGTCGCTCGGCGCGGTAGGTCTGCTGTCGAAGCTGGTTGCAGACTCCATTGAAGAAACCGACATGGATGTCCAAGAAGCTGTCCGCGCAGCAGGGGCCAGCAACGTTCAAGTATTCTTCGCTTCCACGATTCGCCAGGCAGCACCAGCATTTGTTGCACACACCCTGTACTTGCTGGATAACAACATCCGCTCCGCAACCCTGTTGGATGTGGTCGGTGCCGGCGGTATCGGATTCCAGCTGCTCAACGCCTCACGCGTAAACCAATTCGATGTGGTGACTTATATCCTCATCGTCATGGTGGCCGTGGTCCTGGCGGTGGAAGTTCTATCCATGTGGCTGCGCAAAGCAGTCCGTTAAAAGCAATTCGCTTAATTTTTGAAAGTAGGAAATGTACATGTTTAAACTCGCTATCTTCGATATGGCAGGCACAACCGTCAACGACCGCGATGAGGTCTATCGTGTCTTGCGGGAAGCCGCTGAGATGGAAGGCTCTCAGTTCAGCGACGAAGTCTTCCAGCAGTACATGGGCACGGAGAAATTCTGGGCCATCGGCAAGCTTTTAGAAGCTGGCGGCATTGAACCCACCCAGGAAGTCCACGAACGCGCATGGCAGTGGTTCCGCGCAGAATTGGCACGGACCTATACCGAACATGCCCCAACGCCATTGCAAGGCATTGAAGAGATGTTTGCTCAATTGCGTGAGCAGGGCGTCAAAATTGGATTGACCACGGGTTTCGCCCGCGAGATCGTAGATATCATCCTGGGCGCTATGGGCTGGGATAACAACGTCGTCGACTTTGTTGCTGCCGGTGATGAAGTAGCGCAGGGCCGCCCAGAGCCATTGCTTATCCAAAAAGTCATGGAAGAAGCCGGCATTACGGACACCGCAGAAGTCATCAGCTCAGGCGATACAGAAGCGGACGTCATTTCTGCTCAGCGCGCCGGGGTCACCAGCGTTGGTGTGTTGACGGGGCACTTGACCACGGAACAGTTCCAGCAGCTCGGCGCCGACCACATTTTAGATTCGGCTGCAGATATCGTCTCTCTTTTCAAAAACCAACCCGCCCAGCTGTAAACCAGCCCTGTTAAAGGAAGACCCATGGAAACCACCGTCCCGACTGAACCGATTTGTGCACTGGTGTGGACAGGAGCGCAGAATTTTGAATTCGTCGCCCTGGCAGAGCCAGAATTACACGACGGTGAAAGCCTTATTCGCTTAAACGCCGCCACCATTTGTGGTTCGGATTTGCACACCATTTCCGGTCGGCGCAGTCAACCCTGCCCATCCGTCCTGGGGCATGAAGGCGCCGGGGTGGTGGTGGAGACCAAAAATCCAGACTTAGAAATCGGACAGCGCGTGACCTTTTCTGTCACCGCGCCGTGTCTAGAATGCGACCGCTGCCAGCAGGGACGCACTGCGAAATGCCGCAGCGTTTTAAAAACGGGGCATGAGGCTTTCAACAGCCAGTGGCCATTATCGGGTACCTATGCCACGCACATTCTACTGCGGAAGAACCAGCCGGTCGCAGTGCTTTCCGATGCTATTGCGAACACCACTGCCTCTGTAGCCTCGTGCGCGGGCGCCACCGTGATGGCAGCGGTAGAAGCAGGCGGGGATCTGCGCGGTCAGCGCGTACTTATTGTTGGCTTAGGAATGTTGGGCCTTATTGCCTGTGATGTCGCGATTCAACGTGGGGCGAGTGCAGTCTATGCTTCCGACCCCAACCCGGAGCGTCGTCAGTGGGCGAGTGCCCTGGGCGGGGTGCACGCTTTCGACCCGGCTGAAGAGGCAGTAGATAGCGGCAGTATCGATATTGCTTTTGATTTCTCCGGAGTCAACGCTGGGGTTAACACCGCTATTTCTTCGCTGGATATCGGCGGCCGTGCTGTACTAGCTGGCAGTGTGGCGACCAGCGCCGCCATCAACGTGAACCCGGAGACCTTGGTGCGTAATTGGCAGACCATAACCGGTGTTCATAATTATGAGCCGCGCCATTTACAAGAAGCCGTGGACTTTCTTGCGCATAGCGGCATTGATTGGAACGCTGTCATCTCCGCGCCCATTGCTTTGGAAGAAGTCCCTGCCACCGTTGAAGAGCTTATCAACGGCGACAAGGATAAAGACTGCAAGCGCTATTTGCGCACGGCAGTTGTATTAAGCGACGGTGCGGCCATCGACAAAGACCTTCTTCGGCATTGAGCGCTCTAGAGCCCATTCGAACTGAATGGGCTTTTCGCCGCGGTGGGAGACATAGTCCACCTTGCCCAAAAATGTATAGGCCGATGCCGTGCCGACATCGTTCTCGTTATGAAAGCGTGTGGCGATGGCAATAGTCTGCCCGCGCTGTTGATGGTGGATATAGCGTTGCCCGGATGCGCTGCTGAGTGAAGTTTGATTTTGAGACTCCCAATGCAACAGGTCCGGGGAGATGGGGTAGTCGCGGTAATCCGTGGCGGCGCTAATACCCTCGCGTTTTTTAAACGTCACGAGGAATAAATCCGTACGCAGTGGTGCGAAGTGACGAACACCTTCACGAGGTAAAGAAACCATGTCAGCTAACGGTTTATCTTCTAAGGCACCCATCAATTCCGCTAGGGAGTAATCGGCGTGCGATTGCAAAACGCTAATGCCGGAGGCTTCGGGGAGCACTCGCGAAGAATTGATCGCGTAGTCCATGATTTGTCGTAATTCGTCGCGCACGGCAGGGTAGCGGCGCAAAAGTCTTAAAGCGTCCGTGAAATCGTTAGGGAGCAACTTTCTGGGTTGATTCGCCCAAAAAGACAGCACGAGCATCCGAGCATAAATTTTCTCCGTGTCGTCTAATTCTGCTGGGTCAGCCGCTGCTGGATCCAGCAGGCGGACATAGTACTCAGCACGCGTGAGATCATTGATGTGGAGCATTGCGCGCAATCTTTTGAGCAAGAATTCTTCGGTGTCATCTGGTTCGCCAAGCTTCGCTGGCAAAGACCTCGTCTCGCGGAGCAGGCGAGTCCAGGAATACTGGTTGGCGCCACGAGATTTGTAAATATCGCTGATGGAAATTCCAGATTCTGCCAAGAACTCGGAAAGATCTGTGGTGCGGATTTCGAAAGCTAAGGCCTTAATCTTCTTCAGCGAATTACTCGATGCATTGCGAATATTTCTTAAGACTTGTTCTTGGGTGACGCGATCCAAGCTGATATTGGAGCCTGCAGGCATGGAACGAAACCCTGCCTCGATTTCCGTGACGAGGTGAGCCCCACGCTTTTTCGTTAGAGCTTGATAACGCTCAGTGAAGTCGAATTGCTGGTTCTGTTGTCCGATAAAATCCAACACCACGCAGGCGTCTTTGCCGTGCGATAGCCGCAGGCCACGGCCTAGTTGTTGGATAAACAACACCGGGGATTGCGAGGGACGCAGCAGCAATAAGGTATTGACCTCTGGGATATCGACGCCTTCGTTGAATAGATCCACGGAGAAGATAGCTTTGATCATTCCCGACCGTAGATCCGCAATTGCTCGATTGCGCTCAGACAGGGAAGTGCCACCGTGGATAGCTCGGGCAGGAAGGCCAAAAGCGGTAAATTGTTCGGCCATAAAATCGGCGTGCTTGATGGAAACACAAAAGCCTAAGGCTTTGAGCTGAGAGATATCAATGACGCGTTTTTCTATTTCAGCGATGATAAATCTCGTGCGCTTTGCTCCCGCGTGCACGTACAAGTCGCTGAGCTCCGTGGCATCGTATGCCTGCTTATTTCGATTCCACGTCAAACCGGTAAGGTCCGTGCCGTCGGCAATGCCGTAATAGTGCATCGGTGTTAGAAGCTGCAGGTGCAATGCATCCCAAAGTCGCAGTTCATGCGATACTCGGTAGTCGAAGAATTTCTGTACGCTTTCACCGTCGGAGCGCTCGGGAGTGGCTGTCAATCCTAAAAGCTCTTGCGGTTGGAGATGATTTAACAAACGCCGGTAAGTCGATGCCTCGGCGTGGTGAAATTCATCAATGACCACGAACTCGAAGTGTTCTGCGGATAATTTATCCAACACCGGTTGCTTGAGCGATTGCACGCTAGCGAAGACAAAGTCCCATTCGCGTGGGCGTTGCCCACCGACGAAGAGCTCGCCGAAGGAGGCATCGCTCAGCACCTCGCGGTATGTTCTTTGGGCTTGTTGGAGAATTCTTTCTTGGTGGGCAATAAAAAGCAGTCGGGGTCTACGCCCAAGTGACTCGCTGTAGTTGCGGTAGTCCAGCGCAGCAACGACGGTCTTTCCGGTACCAGTTGCTGCGACGAGGAGATTGCGGTGTCGGTCTTTGACTTGTCGTTCGGATTCGAGCGCTTCCAACATTTCCTGCTGGTAGGGGTAGGGCTCAACCCGAAGCCCCGACAGTTCTAATTGCTGATCTTCTCGGCCGCCGCCTCGCGCCTGAATAAGGCTGTCCTTCAGCAGCTGAAAATCACGTTGCGGCACAAATGACTTGAAGTGGCTGTCGTGCCAGTAGGAATCAAAGGTCTTGATGAACTTATCGATGATTTCCGGCGTGGTCGGGCTAGAGCCTCGGACATTCCACTCCCAGCCATCGATAAGCGCAGAGCGAGAGAGATTGGAACTGCCGATAAAAGCGGTATCGAATCCGGAATTGCGCCGAAATAGCCACGCTTTGGCATGCAGGCGGGTGCTTTTGTGCTCGTAACACACACGAACTTCTGCGCCATAGCGCTTAACTAGTGCTTCAACAGCGGTGGCCTCGGTTGCCCCACAGTATGTTGAGGTAATAACCCGCAGCGGAATGTTGTGGTCACGCAAA from Corynebacterium ammoniagenes DSM 20306 harbors:
- the phnC gene encoding phosphonate ABC transporter ATP-binding protein — translated: MVTPEMQREFDNQYAVQLDNVTKDFGGGVKGLDDVKLGFRTGEITVLLGLSGSGKSTLLRHLNGLHAPTTGNVRVLGQNVAELKKKELRELRRDIGFIFQDFNLVGPMSVLENVCTGALGRLKGPRLSLMSYPKSVKQEALETLDRVGLAERAHQRADTLSGGQQQRAAIARALMQHPKILLADEPVAALDPVSSGAVISLLEQICREDNLTVISSLHQVQLAIDFADRIVGLQAGKVGFDQSTDGMTAATAQEIYQSVAVAPAHSEEIAAAGA
- the phnE gene encoding phosphonate ABC transporter, permease protein PhnE, whose amino-acid sequence is MTSTVNMSHNATKKPRNINQMAAYIVLIGLAVAGAWSVNSIGINIPTLLQSADNAVNFVSRMFPLNFPPIGELTSMIVETLAIVFLATALAVVLSVPVSLWAARPTSPNTTVHWLSRAFIVLMRAIPDLILAILFLRVFGLGSLGGILAMGLHSIGMIGKLYSDAIEELDDGPREAIQSNGAGRNQQIWSAIPQTLMPQIIATALHRFDINLRTSVLLGYVGVGGIGQEIADSLRVLDYQRGMALAIVVLLLCIAVELLSGALRAAIMNRTSNKPSWRQTWSDKLFGKKGDGTQVAVAAPATSINPPWSAERVNRVLVMATIVILTVLSWFAVDLSLREFLVGLTELPATLALFLPPSSGGIAADIFLLMVDTLKIAFAATFLGAVLAIPIGVLAARNVVMNKWVNSTFRIFIVVVRGIPELILAIVFVVISGLGAVAGTLALSLGAVGLLSKLVADSIEETDMDVQEAVRAAGASNVQVFFASTIRQAAPAFVAHTLYLLDNNIRSATLLDVVGAGGIGFQLLNASRVNQFDVVTYILIVMVAVVLAVEVLSMWLRKAVR
- a CDS encoding HAD hydrolase-like protein, with amino-acid sequence MFKLAIFDMAGTTVNDRDEVYRVLREAAEMEGSQFSDEVFQQYMGTEKFWAIGKLLEAGGIEPTQEVHERAWQWFRAELARTYTEHAPTPLQGIEEMFAQLREQGVKIGLTTGFAREIVDIILGAMGWDNNVVDFVAAGDEVAQGRPEPLLIQKVMEEAGITDTAEVISSGDTEADVISAQRAGVTSVGVLTGHLTTEQFQQLGADHILDSAADIVSLFKNQPAQL
- a CDS encoding zinc-binding dehydrogenase, giving the protein METTVPTEPICALVWTGAQNFEFVALAEPELHDGESLIRLNAATICGSDLHTISGRRSQPCPSVLGHEGAGVVVETKNPDLEIGQRVTFSVTAPCLECDRCQQGRTAKCRSVLKTGHEAFNSQWPLSGTYATHILLRKNQPVAVLSDAIANTTASVASCAGATVMAAVEAGGDLRGQRVLIVGLGMLGLIACDVAIQRGASAVYASDPNPERRQWASALGGVHAFDPAEEAVDSGSIDIAFDFSGVNAGVNTAISSLDIGGRAVLAGSVATSAAINVNPETLVRNWQTITGVHNYEPRHLQEAVDFLAHSGIDWNAVISAPIALEEVPATVEELINGDKDKDCKRYLRTAVVLSDGAAIDKDLLRH
- a CDS encoding DUF3427 domain-containing protein, which produces MSTANNDSALPFGIYETPVTARVRHRLKHTKALHPHAGVHIADSTDEEIAQRYQVAVSRGISRVLEQRLGELSDPAQRLSLINSITALLGAQEEIHSEELLSAIFDNELASPPALPEVPFHSTALFTNAVDETNMSTELAREIKTADSVDLLCAFVKNSGISVLNDQLEFLRDHNIPLRVITSTYCGATEATAVEALVKRYGAEVRVCYEHKSTRLHAKAWLFRRNSGFDTAFIGSSNLSRSALIDGWEWNVRGSSPTTPEIIDKFIKTFDSYWHDSHFKSFVPQRDFQLLKDSLIQARGGGREDQQLELSGLRVEPYPYQQEMLEALESERQVKDRHRNLLVAATGTGKTVVAALDYRNYSESLGRRPRLLFIAHQERILQQAQRTYREVLSDASFGELFVGGQRPREWDFVFASVQSLKQPVLDKLSAEHFEFVVIDEFHHAEASTYRRLLNHLQPQELLGLTATPERSDGESVQKFFDYRVSHELRLWDALHLQLLTPMHYYGIADGTDLTGLTWNRNKQAYDATELSDLYVHAGAKRTRFIIAEIEKRVIDISQLKALGFCVSIKHADFMAEQFTAFGLPARAIHGGTSLSERNRAIADLRSGMIKAIFSVDLFNEGVDIPEVNTLLLLRPSQSPVLFIQQLGRGLRLSHGKDACVVLDFIGQQNQQFDFTERYQALTKKRGAHLVTEIEAGFRSMPAGSNISLDRVTQEQVLRNIRNASSNSLKKIKALAFEIRTTDLSEFLAESGISISDIYKSRGANQYSWTRLLRETRSLPAKLGEPDDTEEFLLKRLRAMLHINDLTRAEYYVRLLDPAAADPAELDDTEKIYARMLVLSFWANQPRKLLPNDFTDALRLLRRYPAVRDELRQIMDYAINSSRVLPEASGISVLQSHADYSLAELMGALEDKPLADMVSLPREGVRHFAPLRTDLFLVTFKKREGISAATDYRDYPISPDLLHWESQNQTSLSSASGQRYIHHQQRGQTIAIATRFHNENDVGTASAYTFLGKVDYVSHRGEKPIQFEWALERSMPKKVFVDGRTVA